Sequence from the Actinocatenispora sera genome:
TCCGCCCTCCCGTCGATCCGGACGTCGTGGCGGCCCACGACGTCGACGTCGGACAGCGGGACGCTCCCGCTGGGTGAAGGCGGCGTGTCGACCAGTGCCCAGGAACAGGAGGTCTGCTCCACCGCCGGGCTCGCTGCGGCAGGCGTGCTCACGCCGACCGCCGCGAGCAGCGCGCCGAGTGCCACCGCGGTCCTCACCGTGCTCGTTCTCATGGGGGTCTCCTAGAAAGCGCCGATGCCGTGGGGGGTGCCCAGGCCGGTCGGCCCGTCGTACCCCTTGGTCGCGGTGCACAGGTAGCTACCGCCGCAGGTACCGTTCGCACCGGTGGTCACGTCGCGCAGCCCCGCAGCGTGTGCGTACGGGTAGGCGGGCAGCGCGGCGGTGTCCAGATTGCCGGCCAGCGCGATCACGCCGGCGACCAGCGGCGCAGCGGCACTCGTGCCGCCGACCGCGATCCATCCGGTGGAGCCGTACGTGTCGTACACGGCGACCGGGGTGGAGGGGTTGGCGACCGCGGCGACATCGGCGACGGTTCGCTTGCGGCACAAGCGGTCCTTCTGCCACGACGGCTTCGTCACGTACGCCGAACAGCCGGAACCCGAACCGGCCCAGGCCTGCTCGCCCCAACCGCGAGACGAGGAGTCCTGGTACAGCGTGGTGCCGCCGACTGCGACCACTGTGGACAGTGCCGCCGGCACGCTCACGCCGAACCCCGAGTCACCGGAGGACGCGACGATAGCGGTACCGGGATGGTCGAAGTGCGCGGCGAGCTCGGCCAGCTCGGTCGAGTACTCGTTCGCCCCGTAGCTGTTGGACACCACATCGGCGCCCAACGCCACGGCCGTGTCGACCGCGGCGGCGAGGCTGGTGGTACTGGTGTCGTCGGCCTCGACCAGCAGCAGCTGGCAGTTCGGGCAGGCGGCCGAGGCCATGTCCAGATCCAGCGAGATCTCCACCGCCCAACCGGCATCGGCCGGCGGTGGGGTGCGCTCACCGCGCTGGTTCACCTTGCGGAAGCACGGAAAGTCCGCGTCGCAGGCGGGCAGCCCGTTGGTCCGGCGATACTCGGCGAGGTCGGCCTCGGCGTTCGGGTCGTCGAAGGCGTCGACGATCGCGATCGTCTGCCGCGCGCCGAGCAGATCCGACGGCAGGTCGTAGGCGGACTGCAGATCGGCCGCCTGGTACGGATGCAGGTCGGCCGCCGCGAGCCCGGACGGCGACAAGGCCTTGCCCCTGGCGTCGGCGTCGACCAGGGCCAGGCAGGCGGCGTGGTGCGCGGTGGGCGTCGAACACGCCCGGTGTGGCACGACCGGCCCGGCGGGCGCGGCGCTCCCGACGCCCGCCAGCACGGCGGCCAGCAGCCCCGCCGCGGCGACGGTGCCGCCGAGTCGGCGACGGAATCCCGGATGGCTCATCGCAGCTCCTCAGCTCATCCCGTAGGCGTGGATGACGGTCTGGGTGACCGCGTTCCCGTCCGCGTCCTGCGCGGAGATCCGCAGCGATGCGAACCCGGTGGTGTCAGCCAGCGCCGGCTGATCCACCGTCGCGGTGAAGCGGCCGTGGCCGGTCGCGGTCGCGCCGACCGGATCGCTCCAGGTCGTGCCGTCGTCGTAGGACACCGACACGGTGGCCGCCGTCGCGCGCTGCGTGGAGTGCTGCTGCCCGGCCACGGTGAACCCGAACGTGTACGGCGCTCCGGCGGTGGTCCGGTCGTGCAGATCCAGCGGCAGATCGTAGGTGACGTACAGCAACGGCAGGAACGAGCACGACCGGCTCTGGTCCGGCGAGCAGGTCTCTTCCGGCGGCAACGGCGCGGCCGCGTCGCTCGGCCCGGACCGGAACCGCCACGAGGTGGTCACCCGATGCTCGGTGTCGTGCTTTCCGATGCTCGCCCAGTCGAGCCGGTAATCGGCGGCGGTGGCCAGCATCGGCAGTACCACCCCGTTCGGGCTCAGCCTGCGGGTCACTCGGGTGTCCGAGGTCAACGCCAGCTTTCCGTTGCGCCAGAACCGCACCGACGAGTTCTCGTCCACCGGATTGCCGGCGCCGTAGTGGCTGGGGTCGGAATCCCCGAGCGGCTGCAACCACAGCACCGCATCGTCGTCTTGCCGGCACGCCCCGCAGCCGGTCAGCGTCGACGCTCGCACCGTCCCGCCCGCGCCACCGAGGCCGGTCGACGGAGTCTGCAGGTACGGCGCCGCCGGCGACGGGACCGCCGGCCCCCGGTTGAACTCCTCGTCCAGCCGGCCGGGTTTCAACGTCTCGCGCGGCCCCCACCGACGGGTTCCGTCGCTGGCGTTGAAGGCGCTCTGCCAGACCGTCAGCGACGGCTCCGAGCTGTACCGGTAGTCGACCCGGTCGGCCAGCGGCACCAGCGCGCCGAGGCCGAGTTCGTCCTGGCTCCAGGGCAGGAACACCAGCTGCAGCAGCTCGGGATCGTCGGTACAGGTCGCGCACGGGCTGGCGTGCATCGAGGTGTGCACCGCGGTCAGGTCCGCGGCCGGTACCCGGTAGGTCAGCGACGACGGGATGGACCCCTGGTGCGGGAACATCAGGAAGTAGCGGGGATCGGGATTCGAGCCGTAGATGGACCCGACCACCTCGCTGATCGCGGCGAAGTTCATGGTGCCGTGCCGCACCGGCGGCGTCGGCGTCGCGAACAGCTGCGCGGGCATGGCGCCGGGCTGGCGCGCCAGATGCAGCGCGACCAGGAGCAGCGCGCCGTCGTACCCGTATGCCTGGATGTTGACGCCGCCACCGGTCGCGCTGCTTCGCGCGTAGGTCATCATGTCGACCTGGATGTCGTCGGCCGGTTGGTCGGCGACCGACGCGTCGTACGGGACCCCCTGCCGCGCGTCGAGGGTGATCGACGTGTCGCCGTCGATCGGCACCTCCGGCTTCACGACCAGGGTCGACTGCACGGAGAGGTCATCGGCCGGCCCGTCCATCACCGAGAACTCGAAGCTGTAGGTGCCCCTGGGTACGCTCAGCGCCAGCGGCGCCGGTTGGCCGGGGTAGGCGACGGCGAGTACCCCGAGCCGGGCGTCGTCGACGTTCTGCAGATAGCCGACCACCGTCCCCTCGTTTCCCGACCGGTCGATCGCGTCGATGGTGACGGTCTCGAACGGCAGCCCGGCGCTGTTCGGCGACAGCGTCTGTCGCGCCTTCGGCGTGCCGGCGAGGACCGGCGCGGCCGGCAGTGCGGGCGCGCCGGTGCGGTGCGCCAGCGTCAGCCGGCCGCCGCCCGGCAGCGTGCCGGGATGCCCGCGCCGCCACCGGGTCGCGAGCATCCGGCCCAGCTTCCCGGCGGATTTTTTCGTCACCGCCGTGGTGCCGCCGTCGGTCGTGGTGGCCGGCAGTGCCGTGTCGTCGGATCCGGCCACCGCGACCGGGACGGTGCGGGCGTGTGCGTCGTCGAGCTTGGCGCGCACCAGGTAGCTGACGTCGAACAGCCGCACGTCCAACGCCGAACCGAGGTACGGGGCGGCGGCGGCCGGCACCACGTAGCGGTCACCGCGGTAGACGAACGACGTGTACGCACCGGCGCTGGGGGCGACGAGCGGCGTCACCGAGGTCGTACCGTCCGGACGGGTCGAGACCCGGAGCCGGTCGCCGGTGACCAGGGTGACGGTCGCCTCCGAGGCGGCGGTACGGGCGACCGGGGCGGCCGGCGCGGCGGTGGGCGCGTCGGCGCGTAGCGGCGGGTCGGTCGAGTGGCTGGGCGCCGCGGTGACGATGCCGACGACACCGACGGTACCGGCGGCCAGCGCCAGCCCGACGAGCGTCGCCAACGTTCTGCGCGGGATCTGCATGACGGATCCTTCCTGAGAGGTGCCGTGGATCGCGGTCAGAGCGGCTCGTAGCCGTCGTCGCCATCC
This genomic interval carries:
- a CDS encoding S53 family peptidase; its protein translation is MSHPGFRRRLGGTVAAAGLLAAVLAGVGSAAPAGPVVPHRACSTPTAHHAACLALVDADARGKALSPSGLAAADLHPYQAADLQSAYDLPSDLLGARQTIAIVDAFDDPNAEADLAEYRRTNGLPACDADFPCFRKVNQRGERTPPPADAGWAVEISLDLDMASAACPNCQLLLVEADDTSTTSLAAAVDTAVALGADVVSNSYGANEYSTELAELAAHFDHPGTAIVASSGDSGFGVSVPAALSTVVAVGGTTLYQDSSSRGWGEQAWAGSGSGCSAYVTKPSWQKDRLCRKRTVADVAAVANPSTPVAVYDTYGSTGWIAVGGTSAAAPLVAGVIALAGNLDTAALPAYPYAHAAGLRDVTTGANGTCGGSYLCTATKGYDGPTGLGTPHGIGAF